The Leucothrix mucor DSM 2157 DNA window ACATTGATGGTCTATAATCACATTGCTAAATAATGTGGGGATTATACGGCATATCATCGTGCGCATGTCGTAATTCGCTTGCGATGCAGTGTATAATTCTTGTTTAAAGGTTGACGGGGAGCTAACAGAATGGATCTGCGAGTACGTTCCCACCAATAATCATAATTAAGAGTCACAGACTATGAACCGATGGAAACTTCTGGCAATCGCTTCACTGGCAATAAGCCTTTCGGCATGTTCAATGCTGAGCCAAAATAAAGATAAAGAGACAAAAGTTGACAGCACAGTGAGTGCAGAGCAACTGCTAAAGCAAGGACGCGACGCCACTAAAGCCAGAGATTACGAGGCAGCGATCAAAAGCTTTGAATCATTGGAAGCACGCTACCCTTTAGGTAAATTTGCAGAGCAAGCGATGCTTGAGTCGGCTTATGCCTATTACAAGTATGATGAGGCGGATACCGCTCTGGATACCATCGACCGCTTTATGCGCATGTATCCTCGTAGCGCACGAATTGATTATGCGCTGTACTTACGCGGCTTGGTTAACTTTAACCGTGGCGGCAGTATTGTTGACCGTATTTTCCCAAGAAGCTTCTCGGATCTGGACTCAGTCCGTAAAAAGGAGGCCTTCCATGACTTCCAACGCCTGCTGACTCGTCACCCTGACAGCAAATATGCACCGGATGCTGCGAAGCGACTGGGCTACTTAAGAAATACATTGGGCGGTACTGAAGCGAATATCGGTAAATACTACATGAAACGTGGCGCGTATCTGGCTGCTTTCAACCGTGCGGAATACACGATTAAGCACCATCAGGGAACACCTGCAGTGATTGATGCCTTGCAGATTAAAGTCTGTGCAGCACGTGCGCTGAAACGGGAAAAAATTGCTAGTGATGCGATGCGTGTATTGCAGCTTAACTTCCCTAACAAGACGGAATTCAGCTGTAACTTTAATTAATCAGCTGATTACACAGTAAGAACTAAAAAGGCAGCGAATTAATCGCTGCCTTTTTTTATGGATGCCTTTCTGCTTTCGCTAACTGGCTAACTGGCTAACTGGCTAACTGGCTAACTGGCTAACTGGCTAACTGGCTAACTGGCTAACTGGCTAACTGGCTAACTGGCTAACGCATGATTTTCCACTGCTTTGTTATAGATAGCCACGCTCAGCAAATGAAACTACTTCATCCCCAATCACAAAATGATCTAACACGCGCACATCCACCAAATTCAACGCTTCTTTCAAGCGATCAGTAATCCGATGATCTGCCTGACTAGGTTCAGCAACGCCCGAAGGATGATTATGAGCAAAGATTATTGCCGCCGCATTATGATGAATCGCATGTCTAACCACTTCACGCGGATGCACACTGGCACTATCAATCGTTCCTCGAAACAGCTCTTCATACTCAATCACACGATGCTTATTATCCAGAAATAAACAAGCAAAAACCTCATAAGGATAGCCGCGTAAACGATGCGTCAGATAATTACGAACCGCATTCACATCTGTCAACGCCTCGCCATGCCTGAGCTTCTCCTCCAGATAGCGACGACTCATTTCCACCACCGCCTGCAACTGCACAAACTTAGCCTGACCCAAACCTTTGCTTTGACAAAAGCGAGCCTCATTCGCGCCCAATAGCTCACGCAAACCGCCAGCATCGCTCAAAATGTCTCTCGCGAGATCAACAGCAGTCTTGCCTTTAATCCCGGTTCTAAGGAAAATCGCCAACAACTCGGCATCTGAAAGTGCCTCAGGACCACGTTGCAGTAATTTTTCGCGTGGCCGATCTTCAATTGCCCAATCTGTAATTGCCATAGAGTTTATTTTTCTTAATTTTGGTAGAATTAAAGTATGACCAAATTATCTGCTAAGAACATCCTTATAGGGATAAGTGGCGGCATTGCAGCCTATAAATCTGCCGAGCTTGTCCGTTTATTCATTAAGTCCGGAGCCAATGTGCGCGTCTGTATGACGCCGGGTGCGCGTGAATTCATTACGCCACTCACATTGCAGGCGCTCTCTGGCAATCCGGTTCACACGGCGCTGCTCGACCCTGAAGCCGAAGCAGGCATGGGGCATATTGAGCTGGCTCGCTGGGCTGACTTGATAGTCATAGCCCCTGCGACCGCGGATTTGATGGCACGCTTACGCATCGGCATGGCGGATGACCTATTAAGCACACTGGTGCTTGCCACCGCAGCACCGGTGCATATTGCACCTGCCATGAATCAGCAAATGTGGGCGCATCCTGCAACACAGGAGAATGTGAATATTCTCAAGCAGCGCCATCATATTCATGGGCCAGCCGCCGGCGAGCAAGCCTGTGGCGATGTGGGCTATGGCCGCATGCTGGAGCCACAGCAAATTGTTGATGCCGTAAGTGCCACACTGGAGCTAACCCACACTCCAAGACCCAAGACGTTGGCCGGTCATCGACTATTAATCACAGCCGGTCCGACACGCGAGCCGCTCGACCCTGTACGCTACCTTACCAATCGCAGCTCAGGTAAAATGGGCTATGCAATTGCTGAAGCAGCCGCCTCAATGGGTGCTGAAGTGGTATTGGTTTCAGGACCGACTCAACTCGATACGCCTGAAGGTGTTCGCCGAATTAATATAGAAACTGCCGCCGAAATGCTTGAGGCAGTGACTAGTGAAGTGCCGGGTACCTCGATTTTTATCGCCGCCGCCGCCGTTGCAGATTATCGCTTGAAAGAAGTCGCGACTAAAAAAATGAAAAAACAAGGATCTGCGCTACACTTAGAGTTAGAACAAAACCCTGACATTCTGGCCAAAACCAGCTTGGGTAACCCCGATTTATTTACGGTCGGTTTTGCTGCCGAAACGGATGACGTGATTCATTACGCTTCCGGCAAGCTCAAACGTAAGCAGCTGGATATGATCGTTGCCAATCAAGTCGGCAACGGTAAAGGCTTCGATAAAGACAGCAATCAGGTCGATATCCTCACCGCTGCCGGTGGCCACTTTACGTTACCAGAAGCCAGTAAAACTCAGCTGGCCTTTGAGATTCTTGACATTATCAATACCGTTTACCAACAAGGACAAGTACGACTCACATGATTCCAAGCATCGAGTACAAAATATTAGACCCCAGAGTGGGCGACACAATTCCATTACCAAGCTACGCCACTGATGGCTCAGCGGGTATGGATTTACGAGCCTGCCTCGATGATGCGCTAGTGCTTGAAGCTGGCCAAACGGAGTTAATACCCACGGGGATCGCAATTCACATTGCAGACCCCGGCATTGCAGCAACCATCCTGCCACGCTCAGGATTGGGCCATAAACATGGCTTAGTATTGGGCAATTTGGTGGGATTAATTGATTCTGATTATCAGGGTCAGCTATTTATTTCCTGCTGGAACCGAAGCCAAACGGCTTACACGATTGAACCTGGCGACCGCATAGCGCAACTAGTCTTTGTGCCTGTGTTACAAGTCAGCCTAAAACCCGTCGATAGCTTTGATAGCAGTGAGCGTGGTGCAGGTGGTTTCGGACACTCAGGAAAACAATAATGATTAAAATAATACCTATATACCCCCGAGTGGAGCAGTCTTATGCAACCTATTCAACCCGAGATTTTTCGTGCCTATGATATTCGTGGCAAAGTAAACGAAGAGTTTTTCCCGCCGGATGCTTATGCAATCGGCTTGGTGATTGGTCATAACTTACTAAAACAAGGCCGATGCAAAATCTTGCTCGGCCGTGATGGCCGCTTAAGTAGCCCCATCATTAAACAGAGCTTGCTGAGTGGCTTGCTTGATTCTGGCTGCGATGTAGTCGACCTGGGCTTAACCCCTACTCCGGTCGCCTATTTTGCATTGGCACATCTGGAGATTCCGGATGCTGTCGTTGTCACGGCCAGTCACAACCCCGGTCATTACAACGGCATCAAAATGGTTATGGATAGCGCCCCGCTGTCTAAGGAAGCCATTCGCCAGATTTATGATTCGATTTTTGAAAAGCAATTCTCGGCATCTGAAGTCGTCGGTCAGCATCATCACTATGACACGATTTTGGACGACTACAACCGTGCAGTGATTGCTGACATTAAGATGAGTAAGTCCTTAAAAATCGCGGTCGACTGCGGAAATGGCGTGACGTCATTACATGCAGAAGCGCTATTTAAAGGCATTGGCTGCGAAGTCACCCCCTTGTTTTGCGAGTTAGATGGTAACTTTCCGAATCATTCGCCAGATCCCACTGAGCCTGCGAATCTTCGTGCGCTGCAAGAGCTGGTAGTTAAGAACAAGCTGGATATCGGTATTGCCTTTGATGGTGATGGCGATCGCGTGATTGCGGTCGATAATCAAGGCAAAATCCTTTGGCCAGATCGCATTATGATCCTGCTGGCCAAAGCCATGCTTAAAGAGAATCCCGGTGCGACGGTGGTTTGCGATGTGAAGTGCAGCTACCTACTGAATAATGCGGTGCAAGAAGCTGGCGGTGAGATTTCCTTATGCCCAACCGGACACTCGCACCTAAAGCGCCAAACACTGAAACACGATGCCATTTTGGGTGGTGAGTTTAGCGGCCATATTATTCTGCGCGATCGCTGGTCCAACTACGATGATGGTTTATATGCAGCAGCCCGCTTAATAGAGCTTCTAGCCAACTCCGAACTCACTTGCGAGCAACAGTTTGCTGAGCTACCCGATAACTACAGCACACCAGAGTACCGGCTTGATCTAGGCAATGCCACAGCGGCGCACGCCATGATTGCCACGCTGATTAGTAGTGCACACTTTAATGATGCCACGCCCTGCATGATTGATGGCATGCGGGTTGACTACAATGATGGCTGGGGCCTAATGCGCGCGTCTAATACCAGTCCGGACCTCACCTTCCGCTTTGAAGCGGCGACTGAGCAACGATTAGAGGCGATTAAAGTACCATTTCGGGATTTACTCCGCGAGGTCGGAATAAAAGCTGATTTGCCGTTCTGATTGTTTCATAATGAGCTTTTTACTAACCCAGTTGATGCCATGACAGAAACCACTAAGCATGATGACATCGGTAGTATTTTAACCGAAGCCCTTCCCTATATTCAGCGCTATGCTGGCAAAACCATCGTAATCAAATACGGTGGCAATGCGATGACGGACCCTGAGCTGGAAAAAAGCTTCGCTAAGGACGTTGTACTACTGAAGCAAGTCGGCATCAATCCAGTCATCGTACATGGTGGCGGCCCACAAATTGCCAGCTTGCTCAAGCAACTTGGCAAAGAAAGCCATTTCATCGACGGCATGCGCGTTACCGATACGGAAACCATGGATGTGGTTCAGATGGTACTGGGCGGTCTGGTCAATAAGCAAATCGTTGGCATGATCAGCCAAGCCGGTGGCCGTGCGATTGGTTTAACCGGTAAAGATGGCAACCTGATTCGCGCTAAGAAGATGCACATGGAGCGCAAAGCCGGTGTTGATTTACCTTCAGAAATTATTGATCTGGGGCATGTCGGCGAAATTGTCAGCATTAACCCATCTATTCTGAAGGTGCTGGAAAATGAGTCCTTCATTCCAGTCATTGCCCCGATTGGTATGGGCATGGATGGCACCTCCTACAATATCAATGCTGATATCGTCGCAGGTCGCATTTCTGCAGAGCTTAAAGCGGAGCGCTTGTTACTGCTGACCAATACACGCGGCGTACTGGATAAATCCGGTAACTTGCTGACAGGGCTGGATAGTAAGGCGATTCAAGACCTTATTGATGACGGCACCATCCAAGGCGGAATGTTACCTAAAGTAAGCTGTGCACTCGATGCAGCATCAGCTGGCGCAAGCTCATCCTGTATTATCGATGGCCGCGTAGAGCACGCTGTACTATTGGAACTACTGACAGACCAAGGTATTGGAACCCTGATCCGTCAGTAAAGTACCGCGTTAGCTAGAATGCAAACTTAGATTTCCAGTCCTTTTAACTTATAGTGATAAATTGGGACTGGAGTCTGTAGTGGGAAAGAATCCTCAAGCGGAACCGGACGGCCACGATAACCTGGCGTCACATCAAAGGTATTTGCATCTTTATTCCAAACCAAGTCGTAATTAACCTTGCGGTCAACATTCACTGGATTGTACTCGTGAGCGCCCAACGACCAGTGTAAGGTCGGGGATTCATCAATCACGATTTTTGTCTTTGAAAAGTGTGCGCTACCGGCCCATACCACGCCCGGTAATGCGATTAATAGTGCTACATACTTGATACGCTTCTTCATAGCCATCTCCTAACACGGTTTTTATAGTCCAGATACTTTTGCCCGAACTTTTTTGTAAGTATTATTTCTTCCGGAATAATCTGCTGTGTCGTCAGTAACACGATAAACAACGGCAATCCCAGCAATGGTGTAACGCTTCCTAACCAGAGTGCAAATCCCAGCAAATTCGTCAACAAGCCCAGATACATGGGGTTACGGGTGTATTGATACAAGCCCCCATCGACAAGTTCCTGCGAATTATCCGGCTTCATTGGGTTGATTGTTGTTTTAGCTTTGAAGAACAAGGCAATGGCCCACAAATCAAAACTAACCCCAACTGCCAAAATGAACAGTCCAATCATATTCCACGGTTCATGTAGCCACTGCGCTATTGGCATCCATTGATGTAAAAACCACATCAGGGCTGCAATTGACAGAGTATAAACCGGCGGTGGTATCTTAAGCTTAAACATTTTGGCCTTAACTACTCACATGCTCTATTGATTAGGCAGCGAATATGAACCTTTGTTCACCCAATGGCAACCTCTCTATCTTCTCATACCCCTAGAATCAGACCAATTGAGCTTACAAAACTTTACAAAGTGGTAATCCAATTTTGTATTTTTTGCTGTTCTTCTAGTAATAACGGTGAATCAGGGGGCATTGGACGCACAGTATCGTGAAATAAACGCTCTTCAATCAAGCGCATACCTTCGTTTTTCAATAGCCACTGGCTAGGTAAACGCATGGCTTCCACCGTATTAGGCAAGGTATGGCAACTTTGACAACGGGTTAAAAACACCTGTGCTGCCGCCTTATCTATCACTGCAATCGTTGCCTCATTACCAATACCTGGCTTATTCGTTGGCTTAGCATTGTAAGCCTCGCCTCTGGCAATTCGTAATACCGCCTGATTAATATCATCCACCATCCAGATCGCACCATCATCTGCTACGGTAATCCCAACGGGTCGCCCCATTGGTCGAATTCCTGAGACGGCATCCATTTGGCTGATCACTTCATGCGCCTGTGCAATGTTTCCTGATTCGGGATACGCACGCCGGGTGAAAAGTGGATTGCGTCCGGGGTGATTATCATCAATAAAATAATATGCCTGCTTTGAGCGCTTCGGCAAACCAAAGCCATCGACCGCATAACTGACCAAGCGATGACCCGTATCGCGGTAGCCATGCCATGCAACTAGCAGGCTATTTTTCAGCTCTTTAAACATATCACCATTGTAATAACGCATATCTAATGGCGCGGCATGAGCTGGCATTAATACCCAAGGGCGTCGGTGCTCTCGGCGGTCTGCACAAATTTTGCCGCCATGCGTTGGCCAGAGGTGACTGACTTGATCGTTGTCATAACAATACGGCCAGCCATAAAAGCCACCATCTTCCAGCACATTAATCTCCTCAAATGGCTGCTCAGCGCCGGGTAAATCTACACTGTTCTCAGCCTGCAATAACACACCACTGGGGTGACTACTCAGCGCCATGGAGTTGCGCAAGCCACGGGCGATAACTTTAAAAGTAGGAGACCAGCTATTAGTGGCCGCTTGATAAGCGTAACGGCGAACGGCTGCATTGGTATTGGGCGTGTCATTAACTTGGGTACAAAACACCGCACGCGCATCAGCCTTGCAGTCATCGCTCGGCGCGCCCACATTCACAATAAGATTGGAGTCTTTATCAAATATAAAATGTGTGAGTGGATGGCGGTGCGCTTTCCAGTCGGGCAAGTTTCTCACCACGCTCTGCACACCAACCGCCCTATCATTACGAAGACGAAAGCGGAAAATGCGGTTGGATTCACCCACATAAAACTGACCTTTGGGGCCAATCTCCAAGCCATGCGGCAACTTAAGGCGGCTCAGTATTGAGGTTAACGTCGCGGGCTTTTTAGAGGCATCCAGCAGCCAAACATGACCTCTGCCACGCTGCCAACCACCCATATCGGTAATCAGGAATTTCGGTTTGCCGGGGACTTGCACAATGCGGCGCGGCTTTTTCCAGCCATAGGGTTTGCTCCCCTGCGCCACCACACCCACACAAACGTTCTCAGCCGTGCCGACTTGGGCTTGCGGATAGCCATCACACAACTGATCGAATACGGGGTAGTTTTCTGCGAAACACAGGGATGTAAAAAACAAACAATTAAAAATTATTAAATATTTCATAGGCTGACCCGACACTGCGTATAGTTTAAACTTGTTGCAATAAAGACTTCTCCGCCCCTGTCCGCTGCATCATACAGGCAGGAATAACCAACAAATAGTATAAATTACAACGACAATCACTATGACTTCTCAACCTTCTATTCGCCCGATCTTTCTACTTGGCTTTCTGATGTGCGCAGGCATGATCGGGGTCGCTCTATTTGCTCAGTACTATATGTTGCTGGACCCTTGCCCCTTATGCATCTTTGCCCGCGTAGCGACCATGGTTATTGGTGCAGTCTTTTTGTTGGGTGCGATACATAATCCATCAGGCACTACCGGCCGCCGTGTTTACGGTCAGCTGCTAGTACTTGCAGCCCTAGGCGGCATTGCGATTACCGGTCGCCACTCTTACCTGCAGCACCTACCACCAGAGCACGTACCTGCTTGTGGCCCGGGTTTAAGCTATTGGATTGATAACCTTCCTGCTTTTGATGTATTTAGCAAAGTGTTTCAAGGCAGTGGCGAATGCGCCGCAGTCTCCTGGAGCATGTTCGGCCTAAGCATTCCGGAGTGGACTTTAGCAGTCTTCGCAGTGTTCATGATATATGGGCTCAAAGTTCTCATCAAAGGCCGCTAAGTAGTGCTACAATGCGCCCCATTACGCTATTGATAAGAGGATTACACCATGGATGTCATGGATAGAATTAAGAGTGCAGTTGAAGAGAACCCAGTCATCATTTTCATGAAGGGCTCTCCAAAATTGCCACAGTGTGGTTTTTCAAGCCGTACAGCACAGGCGCTAATGGCTTGTGGCGAAGAGTTCGCTTATGTTGATGTGATTCAGGATATGGAAATTTTCCAAAACCTGCCACGTTATGCAGATTGGCCTACATTCCCACAAGTATATGTGGGCGGCGAGCTGATCGGTGGTTGTGATATCACACTAGAAATGTATGAAAGCGGTGATTTATTGCCAGCAATCAAAGCAGCCCGTACTGCCGCTGGTTTGCCAACAGCAGATTCTGCTGAAGGTTAATCGCTTCATCTGTTTTAAAAAGAGCCTCGCCTAGTGCGAGGCTTTTTTATATCTGCACATAATCTGCAAAGCTCCCCCATCCTCACGCAACAAGTCCTCCGTACACTAACTCCATCAACTAATTTGGAGTGCTGTTATGGAAATAATATTTGGAATTTTCGCATTGGTCGTACTGGCCGCCCTTGGCATAGGGAGCGTGATGGTATTGCTGTTTTTCGCCCGCAAAATGGGACTGATGAATTCACAACCGGTGGTGGTCGACCCTGATAATCCGGATGCTCCTGTCAGCGCCAACAGAAACTTCCAACTGCC harbors:
- a CDS encoding disulfide bond formation protein B, which encodes MTSQPSIRPIFLLGFLMCAGMIGVALFAQYYMLLDPCPLCIFARVATMVIGAVFLLGAIHNPSGTTGRRVYGQLLVLAALGGIAITGRHSYLQHLPPEHVPACGPGLSYWIDNLPAFDVFSKVFQGSGECAAVSWSMFGLSIPEWTLAVFAVFMIYGLKVLIKGR
- the grxD gene encoding Grx4 family monothiol glutaredoxin, coding for MDVMDRIKSAVEENPVIIFMKGSPKLPQCGFSSRTAQALMACGEEFAYVDVIQDMEIFQNLPRYADWPTFPQVYVGGELIGGCDITLEMYESGDLLPAIKAARTAAGLPTADSAEG
- the argB gene encoding acetylglutamate kinase; this encodes MTETTKHDDIGSILTEALPYIQRYAGKTIVIKYGGNAMTDPELEKSFAKDVVLLKQVGINPVIVHGGGPQIASLLKQLGKESHFIDGMRVTDTETMDVVQMVLGGLVNKQIVGMISQAGGRAIGLTGKDGNLIRAKKMHMERKAGVDLPSEIIDLGHVGEIVSINPSILKVLENESFIPVIAPIGMGMDGTSYNINADIVAGRISAELKAERLLLLTNTRGVLDKSGNLLTGLDSKAIQDLIDDGTIQGGMLPKVSCALDAASAGASSSCIIDGRVEHAVLLELLTDQGIGTLIRQ
- the coaBC gene encoding bifunctional phosphopantothenoylcysteine decarboxylase/phosphopantothenate--cysteine ligase CoaBC; this translates as MTKLSAKNILIGISGGIAAYKSAELVRLFIKSGANVRVCMTPGAREFITPLTLQALSGNPVHTALLDPEAEAGMGHIELARWADLIVIAPATADLMARLRIGMADDLLSTLVLATAAPVHIAPAMNQQMWAHPATQENVNILKQRHHIHGPAAGEQACGDVGYGRMLEPQQIVDAVSATLELTHTPRPKTLAGHRLLITAGPTREPLDPVRYLTNRSSGKMGYAIAEAAASMGAEVVLVSGPTQLDTPEGVRRINIETAAEMLEAVTSEVPGTSIFIAAAAVADYRLKEVATKKMKKQGSALHLELEQNPDILAKTSLGNPDLFTVGFAAETDDVIHYASGKLKRKQLDMIVANQVGNGKGFDKDSNQVDILTAAGGHFTLPEASKTQLAFEILDIINTVYQQGQVRLT
- a CDS encoding phosphomannomutase/phosphoglucomutase, with product MQPIQPEIFRAYDIRGKVNEEFFPPDAYAIGLVIGHNLLKQGRCKILLGRDGRLSSPIIKQSLLSGLLDSGCDVVDLGLTPTPVAYFALAHLEIPDAVVVTASHNPGHYNGIKMVMDSAPLSKEAIRQIYDSIFEKQFSASEVVGQHHHYDTILDDYNRAVIADIKMSKSLKIAVDCGNGVTSLHAEALFKGIGCEVTPLFCELDGNFPNHSPDPTEPANLRALQELVVKNKLDIGIAFDGDGDRVIAVDNQGKILWPDRIMILLAKAMLKENPGATVVCDVKCSYLLNNAVQEAGGEISLCPTGHSHLKRQTLKHDAILGGEFSGHIILRDRWSNYDDGLYAAARLIELLANSELTCEQQFAELPDNYSTPEYRLDLGNATAAHAMIATLISSAHFNDATPCMIDGMRVDYNDGWGLMRASNTSPDLTFRFEAATEQRLEAIKVPFRDLLREVGIKADLPF
- the dut gene encoding dUTP diphosphatase — protein: MIPSIEYKILDPRVGDTIPLPSYATDGSAGMDLRACLDDALVLEAGQTELIPTGIAIHIADPGIAATILPRSGLGHKHGLVLGNLVGLIDSDYQGQLFISCWNRSQTAYTIEPGDRIAQLVFVPVLQVSLKPVDSFDSSERGAGGFGHSGKQ
- a CDS encoding methyltransferase family protein, producing the protein MIGLFILAVGVSFDLWAIALFFKAKTTINPMKPDNSQELVDGGLYQYTRNPMYLGLLTNLLGFALWLGSVTPLLGLPLFIVLLTTQQIIPEEIILTKKFGQKYLDYKNRVRRWL
- a CDS encoding PQQ-dependent sugar dehydrogenase; this encodes MKYLIIFNCLFFTSLCFAENYPVFDQLCDGYPQAQVGTAENVCVGVVAQGSKPYGWKKPRRIVQVPGKPKFLITDMGGWQRGRGHVWLLDASKKPATLTSILSRLKLPHGLEIGPKGQFYVGESNRIFRFRLRNDRAVGVQSVVRNLPDWKAHRHPLTHFIFDKDSNLIVNVGAPSDDCKADARAVFCTQVNDTPNTNAAVRRYAYQAATNSWSPTFKVIARGLRNSMALSSHPSGVLLQAENSVDLPGAEQPFEEINVLEDGGFYGWPYCYDNDQVSHLWPTHGGKICADRREHRRPWVLMPAHAAPLDMRYYNGDMFKELKNSLLVAWHGYRDTGHRLVSYAVDGFGLPKRSKQAYYFIDDNHPGRNPLFTRRAYPESGNIAQAHEVISQMDAVSGIRPMGRPVGITVADDGAIWMVDDINQAVLRIARGEAYNAKPTNKPGIGNEATIAVIDKAAAQVFLTRCQSCHTLPNTVEAMRLPSQWLLKNEGMRLIEERLFHDTVRPMPPDSPLLLEEQQKIQNWITTL
- a CDS encoding outer membrane protein assembly factor BamD, with amino-acid sequence MNRWKLLAIASLAISLSACSMLSQNKDKETKVDSTVSAEQLLKQGRDATKARDYEAAIKSFESLEARYPLGKFAEQAMLESAYAYYKYDEADTALDTIDRFMRMYPRSARIDYALYLRGLVNFNRGGSIVDRIFPRSFSDLDSVRKKEAFHDFQRLLTRHPDSKYAPDAAKRLGYLRNTLGGTEANIGKYYMKRGAYLAAFNRAEYTIKHHQGTPAVIDALQIKVCAARALKREKIASDAMRVLQLNFPNKTEFSCNFN
- the radC gene encoding RadC family protein, whose amino-acid sequence is MAITDWAIEDRPREKLLQRGPEALSDAELLAIFLRTGIKGKTAVDLARDILSDAGGLRELLGANEARFCQSKGLGQAKFVQLQAVVEMSRRYLEEKLRHGEALTDVNAVRNYLTHRLRGYPYEVFACLFLDNKHRVIEYEELFRGTIDSASVHPREVVRHAIHHNAAAIIFAHNHPSGVAEPSQADHRITDRLKEALNLVDVRVLDHFVIGDEVVSFAERGYL